A genomic window from Ursus arctos isolate Adak ecotype North America unplaced genomic scaffold, UrsArc2.0 scaffold_25, whole genome shotgun sequence includes:
- the NOXRED1 gene encoding NADP-dependent oxidoreductase domain-containing protein 1 — MDMLGDLESLQFEYGIQEEDRSWLYLQGRSRGLMIKACAHATFFCKLLCNLRESFHEKQTSSRLLTGLLTGIRDDDELKVGIIGGGHLGKQLARVLLQLVPIPAENLRISTRRPEALDEFQKLGIQCFYHNPYLVDWANVIFLCCLPSQLSNICLEIQTRLEKGCIVYSFVAAVPIARLKLLLNHTNILRPQYHCVEDFVNIWGAHKDITAALRDPVILQATCPYSPAGGIILNIKWLEGVLYVVLNICTARDMPHLQVLQLLNELLLSVHVEACEKDGASCPIFQLHDIVSQVYSKNLSQRRPFPWFDLTAVQLKETPFSQHLSASTALQDHLTYRYCDSFGISLPKEQQPGVSTGSASQ; from the exons ATGGACATGCTGGGGGACCTTGAGTCCCTGCAGTTTGAGTATGGGATTCAAGAGGAAGATCGCAGCTGGCTGTATTTGCAGGGCCGTTCTCGAGGGCTGATGATCAAGGCCTGTGCCCATGCAACCTTCTTCTGCAAGCTACTCTGTAATTTGAG GGAATCATTCCATGAGAAGCAAACTTCCAGCCGTCTCTTGACTGGATTGCTTACTGGCATTCGTGATGATGATGAGTTAAAGGTGGGCATCATTGGAGGTGGCCACCTTGGGAAGCAGCTGGCTCGTGTACTGCTTCAGCTTGTCCCCATCCCTGCTGAGAACCTGAGGATATCCACTCGGAGGCCAGAGGCCCTGG atgagTTCCAGAAACTGGGAATCCAGTGTTTTTACCACAACCCTTATTTGGTGGACTGGGCCAATGTGATATTCCTCTGCTGCCTGCCATCTCAGCTGTCTAACATCTGCCTAGAAATTCAAACCCGCCTTGAAAAAGGCTGCATCGTGTACAGCTTCGTAGCTGCCGTCCCAATAGCCAG GTTGAAACTCCTACTGAACCACACCAATATCTTGCGGCCTCAGTATCATTGTGTTGAAGATTTTGTCAACATCTGGGGGGCCCATAAGGACATCACGGCTGCTCTCCGAGATCCTGTGATTCTTCAGGCTACCTGCCCCTACAGTCCTGCTG GGGGAATAATCCTCAATATCAAGTGGTTGGAAGGAGTGTTGTACGTGGTCCTAAACATCTGCACCGCAAGGGACATGCCTCACTTACAAGTGCTACAGCTTCTGAATGAACTGTTACTCTCTGTGCACGTTGAAGCCTGTGAGAAAGATGGAGCATCTTGCCCCATATTTCAGTTACATGATATTGTCAGCCAAGTCTATAGCAAGAACCTATCTCAGCGAAG GCCTTTCCCCTGGTTTGATCTGACTGCTGTGCAACTCAAGGAAACTCCCTTTAGTCAGCATCTCTCAGCCAGTACTGCTCTCCAGGACCACCTTACCTATCGATACTGTGATTCATTTGGTATCTCCCTACCCAAAGAACAGCAGCCAGGGGTTTCCACAGGCTCTGCCTCTCAATAA
- the SAMD15 gene encoding sterile alpha motif domain-containing protein 15: MCVMAEDPEYYDSGSVEGEDLEYEVLELPASLKMAQDAEADTMTEVGPELPVEIDEEPQPETEEKDLEVGAPENVHLHVKPTSTSNEELPKESERDLPSETDPGMPQEAKSEILREMEGELFKELEVLMDDKEEPDLESPEEAKLEVTEDVLIESAEETDLELPKETGPDVSDSLSGTRLELLEQTILEVLEDSLKEQYEETGPEPPEQTKPEFPSEKPRKSIEEADLQPPKMTIPKETQRKSPEEKGTEPSEQAKPEFPEGKQRETEEAGLEPPEETKPEVPQEIQRKSTEEKETEPPEQTKSEFPKEKRSKSTEEEGVEPPKETKPENPEEDQRKSTEKKETEPPQQTKSEFPDQKPTTSSEETGRKSTEEKVPEPLKEIKSEFPEEKSRKSIKETGLEPSGKTKPEVEEETLKESTVKKVLEPQEDTQPSDHKDKQRKSTEETGQIPPPKTKPEVQEKIKTEETEEKNLELPDKAQLPLRIVSHTEFFKEDRPKPVKFKYSLDKDEQEHSDNQTKWSVNETKKAKRESMFGSLTVSEVDTVSVSYEISKDFKGLFEVTDINDDLYSYISDTQRDLKESFSEKVVDLSPELKQVHKDEETQPKESTELQFEYLKWSPEKVAEWISELGFPQYKECFTTNFICGRKLIHVNCSNLPQMGITDFEDMKAISRHTRVLLGIEEPLFSRTITLPYRDNIGLFLERKGHTGVKSDSLTFSEFVQAAGLQDYAPKITTPEENEALHYTEP, encoded by the exons CACCAGAGAATGTACACCTACACGTAAAACCAACCAGCACGTCCAACGAGGAGCTGCCCAAGGAGTCTGAGAGAGATCTCCCTAGCGAGACTGATCCAGGGATGCCGCAGGAGGCAAAGTCAGAGATACtgagagagatggaaggagagcTTTTCAAGGAGCTGGAGGTCCTTATGGATGATAAAGAGGAGCCAGATTTAGAGTCACCGGAGGAGGCCAAATTAGAAGTTACAGAGGATGTACTTATCGAGTCAGCTGAGGAAACAGATCTGGAGCTACCAAAGGAGACAGGGCCTGATGTTTCAGACTCACTCAGTGGGACAAGATTAGAGTTGCTAGAACAGACCATACTGGAGGTTCTGGAGGATTCACTTAAAGAGCAATATGAAGAAACAGGTCCAGAACCTCCGGAGCAGACCAAACCTGAATTTCCAAGCGAGAAACCAAGAAAATCAATTGAAGAGGCAGATCTACAGCCGCCAAAGATGACCATCCcaaaggaaacacaaagaaagTCACCtgaggagaaagggacagagcCATCTGAGCAGGCCAAACCAGAGTTTCCAGAAGGGAAACAAAGAGAAACTGAAGAGGCAGGTCTAGAACCTCCAGAAGAAACTAAACCAGAGGTTCCACAGGAGATACAAAGAAAATCAACcgaggagaaagagacagagccaCCTGAACAGACTAAATCAGAGTTTCCAAAGGAGAAACGAAGTAAGTCTACCGAGGAGGAAGGTGTAGAGCCACCAAAAGAGACTAAACCAGAGAATCCAGAGGAGGACCAAAGAAAATCAActgagaagaaagagacagagccaCCTCAGCAGACCAAATCAGAGTTTCCAGACCAGAAACCAACTACGTCTAGtgaagagacaggaagaaagTCAACTGAGGAGAAAGTTCCAGAGCCACTCAAAGAGATCAAATCAGAATTTCCTgaggaaaaatcaagaaaatcaaTTAAGGAAACAGGTCTAGAGCCATCAGGAAAGACCAAACCAGAAGTTGAAGAGGAGACACTGAAAGAGTCAACTGTGAAGAAAGTTTTAGAACCACAAGAGGACACTCAACCATCAGATCACAAAGATAAGCAGAGAAAATCAACTGAGGAGACAGGTCAAATACCACCACCGAAGACCAAACCAGAGGTTCAagagaagataaaaacagaggaaactgaagagaaaaatctagagTTACCAGATAAAGCCCAACTACCACTAAGAATAGTGTCACATACAGAATTTTTCAAGGAAGATAGGCCAAAACCAGTCAAATTTAAGTATTCTCTAGACAAGGATGAGCAAGAACACTCTGACAATCAAACAAAGTGGTCAGTAAATGAAACCAAGAAAGCTAAAAGAGAGTCTATGTTCGGGTCTCTCACAGTAAGTGAAGTAGACACAGTGAGTGTAAGTTATGAGATTTCTAAGGATTTTAAAGGACTGTTTGAGGTTACCGATATCAATGATGATTTATACTCTTACATCTCAGACACTCAGAGGGATTTGAAAGAGTCTTTTAGTGAAAAAGTTGTAGATTTGTCCCCAGAGTTGAAACAAGTACACAAAGATGAAGAAACCCAGCCAAAAGAAAGTACTGAGCTACAATTTGAGTATCTTAAGTGGAGCCCAGAGAAAGTTGCAGAGTGGATTAGTGAGCTAGGCTTCCCTCAATACAAG GAGTGTTTTACCACAAACTTCATCTGTGGTCGAAAGCTCATTCACGTAAACTGCTCAAACCTCCCTCAGATGGGGATAACAGATTTTGAGGACATGAAG GCAATTTCTCGGCATACACGGGTGCTCCTGGGAATTGAAGAGCCATTGTTCAGTCGCACCATCACCCTGCCCTACAGGGACAACATCGGCTTATTTTTAGAGCGAAAAGGTCATACTGGGGTAAAATCTGATTCCTTGACCTTCTCTGAATTTGTGCAAGCAGCAGGATTACAGGATTATGCTCCAAAAATAACCACCCCCGAAGAGAATGAAGCATTGCATTACACTGAACCGTAG